From a single Myotis daubentonii chromosome 5, mMyoDau2.1, whole genome shotgun sequence genomic region:
- the LOC132234127 gene encoding olfactory receptor 7A5-like has product MVQGNDTSISEFILLGVSEEPELQPLIFGLFLSMYLITVLGNLLIILAVISDSHLHTPMYFFLSNLSLVDICFTSTTVPKMLMNIQTRSKVITYEGCITQIYFFILFAVTDNFLLTVMAYDRFVAICHPLHYTVIMNPRLCGLLVLLSWILSALYALLQNLMVLRLSFCTCLEVPHFFCEINQIVQLACSDTFLNTMLMYFGIVLLGGGPLVCIIYSYSKIVSSIRGISSSQGKYKAFSTCASHLSVVSLFYGTILGVYLSSAATQSSRSSATASVMYALVTPMLNPFIYSLKNKDIKEALKRFVGMTGIKGPVVLGMRKCP; this is encoded by the coding sequence ATGGTACAAGGCAATGATACCTCAATTTCAGAATTTATTCTCCTGGGAGTTTCAGAAGAACCAGAATTGCAGCCCCTCATATTTGGACTgttcctctccatgtacctgatcactgtgttgggaaacctgctcatcatcctggctgTCATctcagactcccacctccacacacccatgtacttcttcctctccaacctgtccttggtagacatctgCTTCACCTCCACCACTGTCCCAAAGATGCTGATGAACATCCAGACACGAAGCAAAGTCATCACCTATGAAGGCTGCATCacacagatatattttttcatactctTTGCAGTGACGGACAACTTCCTCTTGACAGTGATGGCCTATGATCGTtttgtggccatctgccaccccctgcactacACAGTAATTATGAACCCCCggctctgtggactgctggttttgcTGTCCTGGATCTTGAGTGCCCTGTATGCCTTGTTACAAAATTTAATGGTGTTGAGACTATCCTTCTGTACATGCTTGGAAGTGCCTCACTTTTTCTGTGAAATCAATCAGATTGTCCAACTTGCCTGTTCTGACACCTTTCTTAATACCATGTTGATGTATTTTGGAATTGTGCTGCTGGGTGGTGGTCCCCTTGTTTGTATCATATACTCTTACTCTAAGATCGTGTCCTCCATACGAGGAATCTCATCATCTCAGGGGAAGTATAAAGCATTTTCTACGTGTGCCTCTCACCTCTcagttgtctccttattttatggTACAATCCTAGGAGTgtatctcagctctgctgctaccCAAAGCTCACGCTCAAGTGCAACAGCCTCAGTGATGTATGCCCTGGTCACACCCATGCTCAATCCTTTCATTTACAGTCTGAAGAACAAAGACATAAAGGAGGCTCTGAAAAGATTTGTTGGCATGACAGGCATAAAAGGTCCAGTTGTGCTAGGGATGAGGAAGTGCCCATGA